The sequence TTGCTATgttttcttaaaattttcataCCTACTTTACTTTGTGTATTTGAGTGAAGAATCATCGTCCGACAAGTAAAATTTCATTGATTGTTATTGGTGTAACATTTAAAAACTTTACAAGGATATATATACACGgataatataaattttgtacACTTTATATTATAGTTATCAGATAAGCTagtctctatatatatatataaaagcaaaactaaaacaagacaagATGCCACGTGGCAGCATAATAGAAAGCCACATGGCAGTTTTTAAGACGAGGTTATAAACATTGtagtaaaaattataattaaaatataagatATTACATTAAAATTATCATTAGCTTGAAATTAGGAACATAAGCTTATccctttcaaatataatttaaaacatattgaaatattaaataaaataaaatattattattattattattattattattaataataataataataataataataataataataataataataataataataataataataataataatctctctatatataaaagcaaaaccaAAACAAGACAAGATGCCACGTGGCAGCACAATAGAAAGCCACGTGATAGTTTTTAGGATAAGGTTATaaacattgtaataaaaattataattaaaatataagatattatattaaaattatcatTAGCTTGAAATTAGGAACATAAACTTatccttttcaaatataattttaaatatattcaactattaaataaaaataaaacattaacctaaataataataataataataataataataataataataatctataatatattaaaagtgtgaagacccttaaaaaagtaaattgaactttttgtccttcattaaaagtctttgctttagccaaaatcgtcttttcactattttttcctaatatttaaaagtcaaaaattaattaaatatatttatggtaaaaggAATTCCTTATTAAAAGACATCAGaattttaatatctttttctaatttaagagttgaaaattaataaaatatatttagggtaaaacctttccttattaaaagtcttcaaaattaatgacaactgctactttttctattagtttaagaattttaaattaactaaatttgattttaagaagatttgaaaaatctaaaaataaatataaaactattagaataagaaaaaaattaagaagtttcagattttaaaatattttaagaacgtaataaaatgtaattaataaatttttaaagatttgactttaaaaataaggaaagattttaaatataaaaacaacacaaatatggttcaaattgatgcgtctcacTTAGCCTatggcaacaagggaaagaggtacgcAAGCgaaaaagtgatgatccatcaatcaCTTGGAACTGGTAAAAcatatattagtatatgttatgtttacattattatattaaagtgtgaaagatttttgaaaagtgacttgaattttttgtaatttattaaaaatatccgcaatagataaaattatttaattctaaataatcaaacgttacatgtGCAAGGCACATGCGGTTaaactactactaataataataataacaacaacattaGTATTAGTACACGtttaaacacacacaaaaaaaatagtagtacAAGTAGTAGcactacttttaatttttaaaaatgtagtaatatagtattataataacaacaataataataataaacagtAATAGGAGTAGTAGCAAcattactaataataataataattataataataataatgcagcaattataataatataataattagaagAAGCtactttataatttaaaaataataaataataatattttaataaaatttttgaattacaaCATTAGAGATTTTCATTTaaaagtattaatatttttttcaagattaCATTAGCTTGAAATTAGGGACGTAacattgaagagttctaaattaACTATTACTGTTCATAAACTTATCCATTTCAAATAttgtttaaaatatatttaattaaatgaaatataaaatattaatctaaataataataataataataataataataataatgtatgaTGATAATAATAGTGGTAGCTGTAGTATATTCTTAACCAAAAAATGTAGCACTACACATAGTAGCAGTAGAAGtgccttttaattttaaaaaaacgtgtaataataataattaaaaaaagtaatagtaatagtTGTAGTAACAATTTAATCGAACTCTTATTATTGTTTAACCAATCCGATAAAATAGTagattgaatttgaattggagaTAAAATATCTTCTCAACGATAAacttagaatttaaaaaaaaaacttagattctttttatttaaaatactagatttattaattaataatgcATGTTACACGAGTTCTTGCTGcacaaaatgaataaaatcattaatatgaAAAGAGCTACTATTATTTTAATCAGgccaaaaaaattgaaagataaagaaTTACAATTctgaatttaaataataatagtagtagtatattagaatcttgaatttaaacttaaGATAATCAAGATATTTTAATATCTTATCTTTATAACAAATTCATATCGTTATTTATAAATAGCGCTAAAACTGTTAGAAAGCTAGGTTAAGCATGAACAACGTATCTTAATAATTATATGAAGAAATATGATGGACattatttataacttttttatccatgatagaaattctctgaaaccaaaaaatatatattaatatataagcgtactaaaaattataataataaatttaatttttatttcttagtgTGGAATTAAATAACGGTTCATATAAATCATTAACTTTGTATAGGATATTAACGACTTATTTGATGTATAGGATATTAAACTTAAGATaatcatgatatttttaaatCTTATCTTTATAACAAATTCATATcatattcaattttgaatttgaattttagtttgcATGTATATCGAACTTTgtgatgataatcatgatattttaaaattttatttttctaacaaaTTCATACcacattcaattttgaatttgaattttagtttgcATGTATATCCAATTTTGTGACCTCTTATATATACACACCTTGAATGAGACACATATAAGTGTAAACTTTATTCTTCTCTTTAAGCtatttatcatttcaaatttaaattttatttatatgagAGAATATTCTATGATCATTTTATTCGCAAATATATTGATTAGTCTTTCTTTTTACGtgtctttttaatattttgttgcatacattgaatgtaattaatatattttatttatagtagtttGTGCAAATTATTAATTACTAGCTCCCAATGAATTACATATTGAAGTTGTTTAATCTCTGTCAAAGCTTTGTTTTCAATCTTTTGATCTATACATCAAGTAAGTCGTTAATATCCTATACAAAGTTAATGATTTATATGAACCGTCATTTAATTTCAcacgaagaaataaaaaataaatttattattttaatttgcaTTACGCtcatatattaatattttttttttgatcttaaaaaatttctatcatggataaaaaaattataaataatgtcCATCATGTTTCTTCATATAATTATTAAGATATGTTGTTCATGCTTAACTTAGCTTTCTAACAGTTTTAGCCctatttgtaaaaaaataatatatttatgttttccGCAAATATACTTATCATGGATAAtgagtaaaaattatttttctaaaacattTGTATATCTATATTATACAAAATAATAGAATGAGTTGGAATAGGGTGATGAATATTGTGGTTGGAAAGGAGAGAACGGGGGATTGTGGTGGGTGGGGTAGGGGtcggaatttttttttaatatttttgatgagTAATATAATAAATTGTATGTGGTTAATTagtttttagttaaaaaaaaattaaacttcgGAATAAGAAGTTTTGGAATTAGACACAATCATGAACTTTTAGTGTAATTGTTGTTTTGAATTAACagacaggaaaaaataaaatttgaaatgaaagataaaaaatgtaATCGCATATCTCAATTggttataaatatacaaaataataattatttcatattttatattttttatttttttccatcatcaataaaatttaataaaaatatgaatttcattcttttcatatcaaagcatctaaaataattataattcttaCTCTATATTAACGATTAATTATAATTTcagtattaaataattttttcaatatttcctgactaatttaaaatatgttaattgTTTTAATGATAAAAGAAAAGCGACTCATATATTATTCAAATTGTAATTTGGTACATCATGAATCAAAGATGAAGGATGTCTAACCTACTCCGACCCATTGCATTAGACATAGAGgataaaatactttattttttttttttaaatatttttttattttaaataaataaaatatttttttaatgatactTTTATAGAAAAGTATTCCGCGCATCACACGGGTACCAATACTAATTTTAACTAATACCATAAGTTGTTTATGATTGGTTCTAATTATAGTGAAAAAATTGCTTATATTACATCAATGTATAAAGGTTACTCTTTTATAATACACATTATTTAGAGTTTAAGTTATGTAGATTGTCTAAAGAATTTTCACATTATTAGCCATTAGGTGACATTTACTTATTATAACAGATAATATGTGTTATTCTTAAGATTataataagattttattttaagttatcagctcaaatttaattattgaaacttaattacttatttttaagTTAAACTCAAAAAGCATTTGCACAGTCAGATTTCTATGATAAGCATAAATTAGTAATTTTATAAAAACGATACTATTAAATACGATATAACAGGTTCATATCGTGCTTGACGGAACTTCTatatttaacttattttgaaaaGTGCTTATGAAATTGTTTCTACTCTCTAAAAACGCTTATTTTCATTCGAAAATATGAtcaagtaatttaattttttaaaatagatacttttaaaaaaaatattctataatttatttttttaaaaataaaatttaaccaaACAAGCTATAAATTATATTAATGGTTAAAGTCATGTGTTTTGGCTAAATGCACTTATTAATTCCCCataattaagaaatttgaaaaagagaaaaaaaagaaaaaatttgaagcCGACTCTGTCTCTCTCACCTGGTTTTTCGTTTATATATAGACACATTTCATTCTACTTCCCCTTGCCAATATTCTCCTAAATCTTCTCTCCCTCTTCCAATACCCCCAAGTTTCTTGGTGCAAAAGTTTATAGTTATCCTTTGTCTCCTCCCTCCTACCTTCTTTCTTCATGCCCTTTTAAccattaaatatatacacattcaCACACAAAAATAATAGGAAAACGATAAAATGAGTTGCAATGGCTGTCGAGTCCTTCGAAAAGGTTGCAGTGAGAACTGTATTCTTAGACCTTGTTTACAATGGATCGAAACTCCTGAAGCCCAAGGCCATGCTACTGTATTTGTTGCTAAGTTTTTTGGCCGTGCTGGACTCATGTCTTTCATTTCTGCTGTCCCAGAAAATCAAAGACCTGGTATAATTCTATACAAACTCTATTAGTATTTATTAATTTGCTGAGACATTTTTTGCTGAGAATTTTTGCGTATTTGCTTGCAGCTTTGTTTCAGTCGTTGTTATACGAAGCTGCTGGAAGAACAGTGAACCCAGTAAACGGAGCTGTAGGGTTATTATGGACGGGGAATTGGCACGTCTGTCAAGCGGCGGTGGAAACCGTCCTCCGCGGCGGCGCGTTACGGCCGATCTCTGAATTTCTCGGCGCATCGTTGGAGATTGACGAGGTGTCTGAGTGCAACAACACGTTTAAGCTACAGGATCCCAGTGTAAACATGTTGCAGCAAAAACGGCGTCGTTCTCCCAAGGAAACTTCAATGTTGACAGATCTCAACCTCAGTTTAACAGCAGGATTTAATCAACAGGTGTATAACAATAGCCACACTTTGCCGGAGAAACATGTGAGACCAGGAACTCCGTCGATGAATTCAGAAGAATCTGGAACAACTAGTACTTGTTTTCAAAGTGTTGGTGTTGTTATTGGAGATCATTATCAAGGAAAAGAACCTAAATTACTCAGCTTGTTTAATTAGTTTCTACTAATATTTTGTTAGTATTAACTTTTtaaatctttttccttttttttaattatgggGAAGGGTTTTCCTGGAAGTAAATTCCGGTGAGTTTTCGTAAATCATTGGCACTGGATTCCCCTcctttcaagtttcttcattACGACGGACAGTATTAGAAAGGGAGGGGAAAGTGAAAGTTTACCAGTGATTCCTTCCttcttttttgttcttattaTTGGATTATCGTTTTCGTGTTCCATAACGTGTCTAATGAATGTTGGatatcaataaattgattgtttatCTTTCTTTACTTGTTTTCCACCATTGTCTTAATCTTTGATTGATCGACTCTACATACGTGTGGAAAAACAAATCAAACACAAATATAATTAGTCATTTTAGCAATTCTCTCTTTCATAATCCAAAGAAAATTGGAGCAATACTTTATACTTATGTACTAATAGTTACACTTTCATCTCAAGTAAGTAGAGGTTGACTATAGGAATCTTAATTGGCCTTGGACCAATGTTACTTCACGTATCAATTTATCTAATGCAATTAACTAGGTTCTAGAAAAGAAAACGAGAAAAGAAAAATGGACGGTGTGGTATGAAGGTGAAGATGCTTGATCATCTTTTTATGGTTTAGAGGTTACCAAAGTCCTTGATTAGATAAGATTTGGACTTAAATAACCTTTTAGTCACCATCATATTCTCGGGTCATCTTcaagttaatactaaaagttcGTTGTATAAGGCCAAAGCTGACATGGTTGTTATAGATGATCCTAATGCAAATTAGGATAAGAATTTGAAGAGAGAATAAAAAGAGGTAACACACACTTTGTAGGAGGGAGGGAGTTCCCAATAGGTAGGGGGAAGGAGTCAACATAATTGACTTGCACACGTAAATAAGAGGTAGATGGATATGTCCAAGAAGCAGTAGGTCGTCATTAGgacatttttgtattttgattggAGGAATCCATAGTTATCCAAAGTTGAGGTAAGCAAAAAACACAAGAAATGGAGTTATTATTGTATAAATGAAAGGGACAAACCAAGTGGGGTTATGTAAGTTATTGTGGGCCGTGAAAATATAGAAATGGACAAAAGGGGTTGGATTTtgagaatgagagagagagagagaggcggCTTTTGGAGAACGTTAAGAGGCGGAATACTAACTAATACGCTattccccccccctcccccccaaattCTTTAGGTACAAGTACTGTACGTGCGGGTTTTCGAAAATTAcgaaatttatattgaaaaattaataaatatataagaattataaattgagaattcACAAGCAAAGTATGATATTGatctaataataaaaaattataaattaaaaactcataatctttaaATTCTAGATCCGCTTATGGTACTATACAACTACTTACATGAGATTgggaaagaaaaatcaaatgtgTGTTTCTATATAACAAGTACTTTCTGCATTAAAGTCTCTTAGTttgattttacataaaatttgtaaaataaaaagagatttttgcattttataattttcaactaAGTATATGTGTAGTTGTCAAGTAagatattgaaattgaaaaatttcaaatataaaaataagtaattttttaataGAGACAAAATTATAAGAACGTAAGACACTAAAATTAATAGAGGAGTCATAAACAAGGATGCCTACTAATGGAGGAGGCAAATCTAATATCCAAGTGAAATGATCACTAATAAATCTAAGATAATTTTTATAAAAGtcataaacttaaaataaatttgtAGAGAGTTACAAGCCAAATCTCTTCCAATTCAAATAGTATGATCCATACtctaatttatattaaaaaataattacttgtctttatttttatactattaAAATTGAGAATACAGAAAAAGTGGGACATGGGCTTTGCAGTTTGTTGATGTCTTTATCATCCTATTGAAATGAACAAGTACGGTCCGTGTCAGCCTCGTGTTGGCAttgttcctttctttttttcctttgtctttcttttttcttaatttaataatggTGGATCAGTtttaaggtatgtttttttatttacACAGAAGCTCGTTTGTGTTAAAAAGTTAGAGAGTACTACTTACTCTGTCTCATTTTAGATGACATTTCTTTGCTTTTTGAAGTTTAAATTATatgtgaattttaaatatatttttgttatatttacatagaaaatgtaaattataaaatttattatatagatttgaatatttgaatttacatgttaaatattaagttaattaaaCTCAATTTAGCTTTAAAATGGCTTTCGCTaaataaaaaagtattacataaattaaaatgaaggaAATCACCAATTATTAAATGCTGAACATCATTTTAGATGTGTGAAGCtgatataatttattatgtgTAAGATATTTCAAATAACATTAGTTAGTAACTTGATAAAAATGGGTCCGCTAATTTTTCGTTTCTCATTCTCCTTATGTCCGTCTTCATTTGGGATAATGATATGAATttcgtatattttaccctcctaCACTTCATTTGGTGGGTATACACGGGTATGTTTGCTGTTATTGTGTTCTCCATCCGTTCGTCCCTTTCTGAGGGGTTTAAGCCGTTTCCGTCCTGAAACCATAGTGTTTGGGCTTCTTATAAAAAGATCTTTATAGGGTAAAGAAGAGATTAGAAATTTGGGTGGTGTACGCTAAACCAGGGAATTCTGTTGCGTATGTGAATTGGTTATTTGGTTAGCTGGGTAACTTAActataaatttcatatatttgaTCTCGAATAACTTAGGAGTTAGGCCTAGTATATCTAAGCCATCCGGAAAGGACGTGTATAACTCTCAATGCACATAAATGTTTTAACTTTTAGTAATAAATAATTACATTCAGTACGCAAACACGACATAGATGACTAGCTATGATGTTCAAAAAAAGAGGAGCTGTCTGTCTGTGTTTCTATTGAAGGAGGGAGGATTTGttaataattaatttgattaagtctaaTCTCTATTTTACTAGGggacacacacacacaaaaaaaaccaTTAGAGAAATATTATACTTATAGCCACTCAATGAaaaagaattcagtagtattttataGTTAATATCGAAAAAAGTGGAAGGGGAGGTTCATGAATCAGAAGACTTTAGTAGCTAGTGTTACAAAGCTGCCTGCGTCTCGCCGCAGTTGGAAATATTGAATGTCCCACCATGGCCTACATTCCAATTCATGCCGTCAAAGAAATGAGATCTCTcgattatttataaatttaactttttttttttgaaaacgaaactgtaaattttttgaaataaaatttatctatttaaGAAGTTCATAAAAAATAGTATTAAAGAAAGTCACaataataaataattctaacttttaaaaagtatttggataaaaaaatattatctaattATTTAAATAGTGATTAAggcaaataaattaaaatgaaaaagatattcTCTTTCAAATTAccttattattaatatatacataaaagattaataataaaacttaaacttttagaaaaataaaatgataattattaaaattaatgttaaaaaataatccttaataaatatttgtttttaattaaaatgtCAAATCAATGTCAATCCGAACCTAAGCTAAAAAGAACGGAAATAATGTACTAGTAAATTAAAGTAACAAAGGTATAAAAGGAATCTAATCACTAAATAAACTAATCCAAAACTAATGCATAATAGACAACTATGCATGCTGCTCGCCATTTCTCATGACCAATGCGTGAGGAATCGTCCTACTTAATGGGGAGTATTCTTCAACTTAGACAAAGTAAAATGGACTTTATGTTATAAAAAAAgttagtaattttttatatttagataAAATTGAGTTAAGTATTTCTTTTGttacaaaaaatagtgaaatgaattgagaaaaatgaaagagAGAGAGATCATCAAAGTGGTTGACCAAGTCATGTCCCTAGTAACtcaatgtgtttttgtgtttttcaTGTTAGCATAGTACAttaatttaaaggaaaaatatttttggccacaaaattttggtCCAAATTTGACCACAATAGAAAATACACATGTTCACATTATAAACtagttttattttggacatttttacCCTTTTATCTTAAAAGTTGAATATATTCTTCTATCCTATTTTCAATACATTGATTATGTTAGTGAGCTTAATTATGGTtaattcaaatatggaaaagtgtttgtttcatgatttttattcatTGTCGATTGGGCAAATACGTTTTCAATAATCTTTTTTCTTaggtaaatatatttatttaagtattattcatatttaatatGTGTATTTCTGAAAAATATATTAGCTAGAAATCTCAAATTTTAATTAGTATAATTTTACACTTTTtcaagttaagaaaaaaataattaggtaGAGATCTCAATATTTCAGTGTAATCTTAGTCAATATTTATTCTTTCATACtaagaattttattaaaaaacatCCAGTACTTTAATTCCCATTTTTTAAGTTTGAACTTAACACCCTTGACTTTAGCTATGCCTGTTCAAATTCAAATCGAAACCAATAATCTTTAATGATAATTTGATTATTGGATTAATAGTTGGACTTATCGGATTACCAGATGTAAAGTGTGACGAGTTGTtgttatcataatattttataaattatggttgaaaattatttaaatatatacattaattttatttaagcataataatttaaaaattaattaaattagagatcattttagtaacaaatataagtaataattcacaGTTTATCAAATCGGCGTAATATAGAGGCGAACAACTTGTATGAttaatgtcacaccccttttttcgtactccaaaagattaattttaaggttcgaaaggatttttatttattaagtgacaaaagatgaaaatttatttcgaagaggattcattttattcaaaactcagagtcgccactcggcataatccggtgtgccaagtcacctttggaaaacccttttcaaaatgattttgactctgtaaaaccgatccgcgaacagagattccggctaaggaattctgttgaccgaggggaaggtgttaggcacccctcggtcccgtggtttgaccacggtcgcttggtggagtgtatcggctattttggcattacgaatgtataaaccacacaaaaacacataaaacaatcaatcaaacaaacaaacaaaacaaatcaagattTAGTATTCtgtccaattatacaatcccgaaataaaaaatactaaactaaatctatactaaactaaaataatcctaaactacgctccattTCTTTCTCCACCCGATGCTCCGGGCCTTGATCGTGCGCCAccttcaagtacatgatacttcggggcatttcccggtgaTTAAATACAATTCCTTTGGGGCACTCCCCAACCAAATGAGAACAATTTTTTAATGCGAGAAAACCAAAGCTTTCAcccaaatttcaaacattcaataaaACCACAAATTTTAAACTTTGCCTACCCCACCTACGTTTGTCTATCCGttcgacctatcatgatactattgaGAAATTGACAATTAGATGCAAAAGTAATGATAATAGTGGATCAAAACGActaatttatattcattttttttttttatcaaattcttaATTCCGTCCCAAATTCAACTCAAGGTTCCCACATAACAAATTCACAATTACTACCTTTAACAATCCATAACCAATATCAATGAAATCAAACGACAAATCAAAATCACCGAAACATTCATATTGTATATCACACTTCATACCAAATCAACACGTATGATGAAGTAAAAATGAgaagagatagaattggacctttgATCAAGCTTTCAAAGTCAATATATTATTCCAATTAAAATTGATAGAATCCGCGTCCGTAACCTCAAGTCGAACCTCAATTTGACGATTTTATTTCGAACAACCAAGATAGATCGGAACTCACAAAGCCACGGAACCTCCGCGTTGCACAAACCAACTTCAACATAGACCCATTACTGTTTCTCACCCCAATAGATCAGAAACCAAAAAATGATGAACAATCGAACTTAATCCATATTGTTTTTCGATGGATTTCGATGAATATTTGCCGGGTAGGGGACGAAAATGGTGGTTCCGTCACTGACAGTCGTTGGAATGGGGTATTCCAGCGAGTTTGACCAATTTTTTGAGATTGGATCATTTTTGGTTGTTTTCCTGTCAACCTCCGGCAGCACGAACAGTCCAAACGGCGATGGTAGAAGGGACGTTTGGTCGCCGATCTCcctttttatttctcaat comes from Capsicum annuum cultivar UCD-10X-F1 chromosome 2, UCD10Xv1.1, whole genome shotgun sequence and encodes:
- the LOC107860203 gene encoding LOB domain-containing protein 37; amino-acid sequence: MSCNGCRVLRKGCSENCILRPCLQWIETPEAQGHATVFVAKFFGRAGLMSFISAVPENQRPALFQSLLYEAAGRTVNPVNGAVGLLWTGNWHVCQAAVETVLRGGALRPISEFLGASLEIDEVSECNNTFKLQDPSVNMLQQKRRRSPKETSMLTDLNLSLTAGFNQQVYNNSHTLPEKHVRPGTPSMNSEESGTTSTCFQSVGVVIGDHYQGKEPKLLSLFN